One window of Agromyces rhizosphaerae genomic DNA carries:
- a CDS encoding zinc-dependent alcohol dehydrogenase: MRTVAYVGQHTLETPEAEPTPPGAGQVRIRVAYVGLCGTDLHIVHGNMDARVDLPLVFGHEMSGTIESVGEGVDGWAVGDLVTVMPLDWDGTCPACLAGNTHICQNLDFIGIDSPGALQELWNVPAHTLVRMPEGIALDAAALVEPVAVAVHDVRRSELAPGDRAVVIGGGPIGVLIATVARHFGAEVAVIELDPARRAQIEDLGFATIDPRETDQVAWVEEWTGGAGADVVFEVSGAAAAVLGATSLAKVRGTLVVVAIHPTPREIDLQRVFWRELRILGARVYQRPDFETAVELIADGVIPTDLMITRVVPMEETQAAFADLEAGRAMKILVGVEGSSATEAAGAERSEVPA, encoded by the coding sequence ATGCGCACAGTCGCGTACGTCGGCCAACACACCCTCGAGACCCCGGAAGCGGAGCCGACTCCCCCCGGTGCGGGCCAGGTCCGCATCCGCGTGGCGTACGTGGGGCTCTGCGGCACCGACCTGCACATCGTGCACGGCAACATGGACGCGCGCGTCGACCTGCCGCTGGTGTTCGGCCACGAGATGAGCGGCACCATCGAGTCGGTCGGCGAAGGCGTCGACGGCTGGGCCGTGGGCGACCTCGTCACGGTCATGCCGCTCGACTGGGACGGCACCTGCCCGGCCTGCCTCGCCGGCAACACCCACATCTGCCAGAATCTCGACTTCATCGGCATCGACTCTCCCGGCGCGCTGCAGGAGCTGTGGAACGTGCCCGCGCACACCCTCGTGCGCATGCCCGAGGGCATCGCGCTCGACGCCGCCGCGCTCGTCGAGCCCGTCGCCGTCGCCGTGCACGACGTGCGACGCTCGGAGCTCGCACCCGGCGACCGCGCGGTCGTCATCGGCGGCGGCCCGATCGGCGTGCTCATCGCCACCGTCGCACGCCACTTCGGCGCGGAGGTCGCGGTGATCGAGCTCGACCCCGCGCGCCGCGCCCAGATCGAGGACCTCGGCTTCGCCACGATCGACCCCCGCGAGACCGACCAGGTCGCCTGGGTCGAGGAGTGGACGGGCGGCGCGGGGGCCGACGTCGTCTTCGAGGTCTCGGGCGCCGCCGCGGCCGTGCTCGGCGCGACCTCGCTCGCCAAGGTGCGCGGCACCCTCGTCGTGGTCGCCATCCACCCCACCCCGCGCGAGATCGACCTGCAGCGCGTGTTCTGGCGCGAGCTGCGCATCCTCGGCGCGCGCGTCTACCAGCGCCCCGACTTCGAGACCGCGGTCGAGCTCATCGCCGACGGCGTGATCCCGACCGACCTCATGATCACGCGGGTCGTCCCCATGGAGGAGACGCAGGCGGCGTTCGCCGACCTCGAGGCCGGCCGGGCCATGAAGATCCTCGTCGGCGTCGAGGGCTCCTCCGCCACCGAAGCCGCCGGCGCCGAGCGATCGGAGGTGCCGGCATGA
- a CDS encoding sugar kinase: MAAEGLAGAGRTDAAEPATPASPGRVLTIGEGLAVLRARDIGSLATVGELVVGTGGAEGNVAIGLARLGTPVTWLGRVGADDLGRRVVRELRAEGVDVVAPVDAGAPTGLLVKSTPAAGRTDVAYYRAGSAGSRLEASDLDAVDVSEYALVHVTGITPALSASASDAVDALVARAVAAGVPVSFDVNHRSSLWTDADAAAERYRALAAQASVVFAGDDEAALLVGPGSPEELAERVSALGPAEVVIKLGAEGALARATAPERAPEVVQRAAVQVEVVDTVGAGDAFVAGYLAERVAGLPLARRLQTAVRTGAAACTHPGDWEGAATRADLVRDAGADPVRR; the protein is encoded by the coding sequence ATGGCCGCCGAGGGTCTCGCAGGCGCGGGGCGAACGGATGCCGCTGAGCCGGCGACTCCCGCGAGCCCCGGCCGCGTCCTGACCATCGGCGAGGGCCTCGCCGTGCTGCGGGCGCGCGACATCGGGTCGCTCGCGACCGTCGGCGAGCTCGTCGTCGGCACCGGCGGCGCCGAGGGCAACGTCGCGATCGGGCTCGCCCGGCTCGGCACGCCCGTGACCTGGCTCGGCCGGGTCGGCGCCGACGACCTGGGCCGCCGCGTCGTGCGCGAGCTGCGCGCCGAGGGCGTCGACGTGGTCGCACCGGTCGACGCCGGTGCGCCGACAGGACTGCTGGTCAAGTCGACGCCCGCCGCCGGGCGCACCGATGTCGCGTACTACCGCGCGGGCAGTGCGGGCAGCCGCCTCGAGGCATCCGACCTCGACGCCGTCGACGTCTCGGAGTACGCGCTGGTGCACGTCACGGGCATCACGCCCGCGCTCTCCGCGAGCGCGTCTGACGCCGTGGACGCGCTGGTCGCCCGGGCCGTCGCCGCGGGCGTGCCGGTCTCGTTCGACGTGAACCACCGGTCGAGCCTGTGGACCGACGCGGATGCCGCCGCCGAGCGGTACCGCGCACTCGCCGCGCAGGCCTCCGTGGTGTTCGCGGGCGACGACGAGGCGGCACTGCTGGTCGGGCCGGGCTCGCCCGAGGAGCTCGCCGAGCGGGTATCGGCGCTCGGCCCTGCCGAGGTCGTGATCAAGCTCGGTGCCGAGGGGGCACTCGCGCGCGCCACCGCGCCGGAGCGCGCTCCCGAAGTGGTGCAGCGCGCGGCGGTGCAGGTCGAGGTGGTCGACACCGTGGGCGCCGGGGACGCGTTCGTCGCCGGGTACCTGGCCGAGCGGGTCGCGGGACTTCCCCTCGCGCGGCGGCTCCAGACCGCGGTGCGCACGGGTGCCGCGGCGTGCACGCACCCGGGCGACTGGGAGGGCGCGGCGACGCGGGCCGACCTGGTCCGCGACGCGGGTGCGGACCCCGTTCGCCGCTGA
- a CDS encoding SDR family oxidoreductase, with protein sequence MSAFDLTGKLAVVTGAKRGIGYGMAVALAEAGADIIGVSASIEASGSAIGDAVTGLGRSFEARAVDFADRGAVLAFGDEMAERAPDILVNNAGTIERAPAAEHPLELWDRVIEVDLSSQFALTQKVAAPMLARGSGKVIFTASLLSFQGGINVPGYTSAKSGIAGLTKALANEWASKGVNVNAIAPGYIATDNTQALQDDPDRSRSILERIPAGRWGSASDLGGATVFLASPASDYVSGIVLPVDGGWLGR encoded by the coding sequence ATGAGCGCGTTCGACCTCACCGGGAAGCTCGCCGTCGTCACCGGCGCGAAGCGCGGCATCGGCTACGGCATGGCCGTGGCCCTCGCCGAGGCGGGCGCCGACATCATCGGCGTGAGCGCCAGCATCGAGGCATCCGGCAGCGCCATCGGCGACGCCGTCACGGGCCTCGGCCGCAGCTTCGAGGCGCGCGCAGTCGACTTCGCCGACCGCGGCGCGGTGCTCGCGTTCGGCGACGAGATGGCCGAGCGTGCACCCGACATCCTCGTGAACAACGCCGGCACCATCGAGCGCGCGCCCGCGGCGGAGCATCCGCTCGAGCTCTGGGACCGCGTGATCGAGGTCGACCTGTCGAGCCAGTTCGCGCTCACCCAGAAGGTCGCCGCGCCGATGCTCGCGCGCGGGTCGGGCAAGGTGATCTTCACCGCGAGCCTGCTGAGCTTCCAGGGCGGCATCAACGTGCCCGGCTACACCTCGGCGAAGTCCGGCATCGCGGGGCTCACCAAGGCCCTCGCCAACGAGTGGGCCTCGAAGGGCGTCAACGTCAACGCGATCGCGCCGGGCTACATCGCGACCGACAACACCCAGGCGCTGCAGGACGACCCCGACCGGTCGCGCTCGATCCTCGAGCGCATCCCCGCCGGGCGCTGGGGCAGCGCCTCCGACCTCGGCGGCGCGACCGTGTTCCTCGCCTCGCCGGCGTCGGACTACGTCTCGGGTATCGTGCTGCCCGTGGACGGCGGATGGCTCGGCCGATGA
- a CDS encoding sulfatase family protein, whose product MSAARRPNIVMILTDDHGSQAIGAYGSQVNATPRIDEIAREGWRFDSCFATNALCSPSRASILTGTYSHVNGVSTLVTPIDASQPTFVSQLKAAGYRTAMVGKWHMGEGEGNTPEAFDYWDILIGHDGQGEYWDPLFLSAEGERIAEGYATDVITDLALDWVERLPGDDPWCVLIYHKAPHRPWEPKPEDAERFRDTLPVPETFWDDFDTRSSSARRALMRLAENLNEEDLKVAPPEGLSYEETALWKYQRFMEDYLACVASVDDNVGRVIDWLRERGEFDDTLLMYASDQGFFLGEHGWFDKRFMYEESLRMPLVVSYPRRLPAGRVHEGIVTNVDFAQTVLDAADAPHHERMQGRSFWGDLVGEPTSPPASGMYYRYWEHDDAFHHAPAHYGYRTDRYKLIYYYNDGLGIPGTGPFTYPPEWELYDLEADPTEVRNVAHDPAYRAVREELAAAMWREQERLGDAPHPSQPRPAGVEAGAIAG is encoded by the coding sequence ATGAGCGCCGCCCGTCGCCCGAACATCGTCATGATCCTCACCGACGACCACGGCTCGCAGGCGATCGGCGCCTACGGGTCGCAGGTGAACGCGACCCCGCGCATCGACGAGATCGCGCGCGAGGGCTGGCGGTTCGACAGCTGCTTCGCCACCAACGCGCTGTGCTCGCCGAGCCGTGCGTCGATCCTCACCGGCACCTACAGCCACGTGAACGGCGTCTCGACGCTCGTGACCCCGATCGACGCGAGCCAGCCGACGTTCGTGTCGCAGCTGAAGGCCGCGGGCTACCGCACCGCGATGGTCGGCAAGTGGCACATGGGCGAGGGCGAGGGGAACACCCCCGAGGCGTTCGACTACTGGGACATCCTCATCGGCCACGACGGGCAGGGCGAGTACTGGGACCCGCTGTTCCTGTCGGCCGAGGGCGAGCGCATCGCCGAGGGGTATGCGACGGATGTCATCACCGACCTCGCCCTCGACTGGGTCGAGCGACTGCCCGGCGACGACCCCTGGTGCGTGCTGATCTACCACAAGGCACCGCACCGGCCGTGGGAGCCGAAGCCCGAGGACGCCGAGCGGTTCCGCGACACGCTGCCCGTGCCCGAGACGTTCTGGGACGACTTCGACACCCGGTCGTCGTCGGCCAGGCGGGCGCTCATGCGCCTCGCCGAGAACCTGAACGAGGAGGACCTCAAGGTCGCGCCGCCCGAGGGGCTGTCGTACGAGGAGACCGCGCTGTGGAAGTACCAGCGCTTCATGGAGGACTACCTGGCCTGCGTGGCATCCGTCGACGACAACGTGGGCCGCGTGATCGACTGGCTGCGCGAGCGTGGCGAGTTCGACGACACGCTGCTCATGTACGCGAGCGATCAGGGGTTCTTCCTCGGCGAGCACGGCTGGTTCGACAAGCGCTTCATGTACGAGGAGTCGCTGCGCATGCCGCTCGTCGTGAGCTACCCGCGGCGCCTGCCGGCCGGTCGCGTCCACGAGGGCATCGTCACCAACGTCGACTTCGCGCAGACCGTGCTCGATGCGGCGGATGCCCCGCATCACGAGCGCATGCAGGGCCGCAGCTTCTGGGGCGACCTCGTGGGCGAGCCGACCTCGCCGCCCGCCTCCGGCATGTACTACCGGTACTGGGAGCACGACGACGCGTTCCACCACGCGCCCGCGCACTACGGCTACCGCACCGACCGGTACAAGCTCATCTACTACTACAACGACGGGCTCGGCATTCCGGGCACCGGTCCGTTCACCTACCCGCCGGAGTGGGAGCTGTACGACCTCGAGGCCGACCCGACCGAGGTGCGGAACGTGGCGCACGACCCCGCGTACCGCGCGGTGCGCGAGGAGCTCGCGGCGGCCATGTGGCGCGAGCAGGAGCGGCTCGGGGACGCACCGCACCCGAGCCAGCCCCGGCCCGCGGGCGTCGAGGCGGGCGCGATCGCGGGCTGA
- a CDS encoding aldo/keto reductase, whose product MESRALRTGLQLTEIGMGVAQFGNLNRETTDEASVAAVDAAWDAGIRYFDTAPHYGLGLSEHRLGRALADRPRDEYVLSTKVGRLLVPSPETADRMDDGFMVPADVKRVWDFSRDGVLRSIEQSLERLGADRIDIVYVHDPDDHGDEALDGAFPALIELRDQGVIGAVGTGMNQSAMPARFVRESDLDVVMLAGRYTLFEQDSLDDLLPLALERGVGIVAAAIYNSGLMSAPTVPDDAYYDYGPAPAHVIERARAIAATCEEFGVTLPEAAIGFPLQHPAVVSVVVGTRTDAHVASTLERFGARLPDGLWRALVERGLLRADAPIRGADAPAATAAGAKEVRSA is encoded by the coding sequence ATGGAGAGCCGTGCGCTCCGAACGGGCCTGCAGCTGACCGAGATCGGCATGGGCGTCGCCCAGTTCGGCAACCTGAACCGCGAGACGACGGACGAGGCATCCGTCGCCGCGGTCGATGCGGCGTGGGACGCCGGGATCCGGTACTTCGACACCGCGCCGCACTACGGGCTCGGGCTCTCCGAGCACCGCCTCGGCCGGGCGCTGGCCGATCGCCCGCGCGACGAGTACGTGCTCTCGACCAAGGTCGGACGGCTGCTCGTGCCGAGCCCCGAGACCGCCGACCGCATGGACGACGGGTTCATGGTGCCGGCGGACGTGAAGCGCGTCTGGGACTTCTCGCGCGACGGCGTGCTGCGCTCCATCGAGCAGAGCCTCGAGCGGCTCGGCGCGGACCGCATCGACATCGTCTACGTGCACGACCCCGACGACCACGGCGACGAGGCGCTCGACGGCGCGTTCCCGGCGCTCATCGAGCTGCGCGACCAGGGCGTGATCGGCGCCGTCGGCACCGGCATGAACCAGTCGGCGATGCCCGCCCGGTTCGTGCGCGAGAGCGACCTCGACGTCGTGATGCTGGCCGGCCGCTACACGCTCTTCGAGCAGGACTCGCTCGACGACCTGCTGCCGCTCGCGCTCGAGCGCGGCGTCGGCATCGTCGCGGCCGCGATCTACAACTCCGGACTGATGAGCGCGCCGACGGTGCCCGACGACGCCTACTACGACTACGGCCCCGCCCCCGCGCACGTGATCGAGCGGGCGCGCGCGATCGCCGCGACCTGCGAGGAGTTCGGCGTGACCCTGCCCGAGGCCGCCATCGGCTTCCCGCTGCAGCACCCGGCCGTCGTCTCGGTCGTGGTCGGCACGCGCACCGACGCCCACGTGGCGAGCACGCTCGAGCGCTTCGGCGCCCGGCTCCCCGACGGCCTCTGGCGCGCGCTCGTCGAACGCGGCCTGCTGCGCGCCGACGCCCCGATCCGGGGAGCGGATGCCCCCGCGGCAACCGCCGCCGGCGCGAAGGAGGTGCGTTCCGCATGA
- a CDS encoding amidase, with translation MSDDLALRTATELVAAYRAHEFDPVDVLDAVLARVERLEPRLNAFYRLEPEHARAAAIASAGRWAADAPFGPLDGVPVTIKENVATVGTGLPSGTAAGADAPPAVVDGPIARLLGDGGAVRVGKTVMPDFGMLSSGVSSLHGITRSPWNPAWTVGGSSGGAGAAAAASLGPIHSGSDIGGSVRLPAGWLGLVGHKPTHGLVPVDPPYLWRCIGPLARTVDDASLFLEVATGRDARDHTQVPVRLDWARVRAEPRDDVRGLRVAWHLDAGWGAEVDPEVADVVRGVAGHFAAAGAEVTEIAPFATPEMLDGLDLFLRARSLLDLERMPPERRATVLPFITEWTEGARGADGLAVLDAFGQVQALRAATVAATLPFDVVVSPVSPGAAFPAEWPMPSNDPATSLHHIGFTAPYNVSDQPAVSINAGFTADGRPVGVQLAGRRFDDVELLRVARWFEAARGAAATPDWASIA, from the coding sequence GTGAGCGACGACCTCGCGCTGCGCACCGCCACCGAGCTCGTCGCGGCCTACCGCGCGCACGAGTTCGACCCGGTCGACGTGCTCGACGCCGTGCTCGCCCGCGTCGAGCGGCTGGAGCCGCGCCTCAACGCGTTCTACCGGCTCGAGCCAGAGCACGCCCGCGCGGCGGCGATCGCGAGCGCGGGGCGCTGGGCGGCGGATGCCCCGTTCGGTCCGCTCGACGGCGTGCCGGTGACGATCAAGGAGAACGTCGCGACGGTCGGCACGGGGCTGCCGTCGGGCACCGCCGCCGGCGCCGACGCGCCGCCCGCGGTCGTCGACGGCCCGATCGCGCGCCTGCTCGGCGACGGCGGCGCGGTGCGCGTCGGCAAGACGGTCATGCCCGACTTCGGCATGCTGTCGTCGGGCGTCTCGAGCCTGCACGGCATCACGCGGAGCCCGTGGAACCCGGCCTGGACGGTCGGCGGCTCGAGCGGGGGTGCGGGCGCCGCGGCGGCGGCATCCCTCGGCCCCATCCACTCGGGCAGCGACATCGGCGGCTCGGTTCGGCTGCCCGCCGGGTGGCTCGGGCTCGTCGGGCACAAGCCGACGCACGGGCTCGTGCCGGTCGACCCGCCCTACCTGTGGCGCTGCATCGGGCCGCTCGCGCGCACGGTCGACGACGCGTCGCTGTTCCTCGAGGTCGCCACGGGCCGGGACGCGCGCGACCACACGCAGGTGCCCGTGCGGCTCGACTGGGCGCGCGTGCGTGCCGAGCCGCGCGACGACGTGCGCGGGCTGCGCGTCGCGTGGCACCTCGACGCCGGGTGGGGCGCCGAGGTCGACCCGGAGGTCGCCGACGTCGTGCGCGGGGTCGCCGGGCACTTCGCCGCCGCGGGCGCCGAGGTGACCGAGATCGCACCGTTCGCGACCCCGGAGATGCTCGACGGACTCGACCTGTTCCTGCGCGCACGCTCGCTGCTCGACCTCGAGCGGATGCCCCCCGAGCGGCGCGCGACCGTGCTGCCGTTCATCACCGAGTGGACCGAGGGTGCACGTGGGGCGGACGGCCTCGCGGTGCTCGACGCGTTCGGGCAGGTGCAGGCGCTGCGGGCCGCGACGGTCGCCGCGACGCTGCCGTTCGACGTGGTCGTCTCGCCGGTCTCACCGGGTGCGGCGTTCCCGGCCGAGTGGCCCATGCCCTCGAACGACCCTGCGACGTCGCTGCACCACATCGGCTTCACGGCGCCGTACAACGTCTCCGACCAGCCCGCGGTCTCGATCAATGCGGGCTTCACCGCCGACGGGCGTCCGGTCGGCGTGCAACTCGCCGGCCGCCGCTTCGACGACGTCGAGCTGCTGCGCGTCGCGCGCTGGTTCGAGGCCGCCCGCGGGGCCGCGGCGACCCCCGACTGGGCATCGATCGCCTGA
- a CDS encoding sulfatase-like hydrolase/transferase, whose amino-acid sequence MPSNILFLMTDQHRADTLGAYGNALAATPVLDELARTGTRFDRWYTPTAICTPARASLLTGQAPFRHRVLANHERNVGYLEDLDEGTFTFVEALRAEGYNTGLVGKWHAGTEKQAADFGFDGPDLPGWHNPVENEDYLGYLRERDLPPYAISDRIRGTLPNGGPGNLLAARLHQPVEATFEHYLATRTIELLERYAADGERDGTPFFLELNFFGPHLPYIVPDEYFDMFDPADIELPKSISETFEGKPPVQRNYSAHWTFDTMPIEVTRKLIAVYWGYVALIDMEIGRVMEALERLGLVDDTAVFFTCDHGEFTGAHRLHDKGPAMYEDIYRTPGILRIPGGPAGQVRTEFVSLLDCTATILDLAGLDPSPAVDSRSLVPLAAGEQVEWDADIVCEFHGHHFPYPQRMLREDRYKLVVNPDSVNELYDLERDPDELQNVYEHPELAGVRGRMMQRLYTVLRDRGDKFYHWMTTMYDVGEVDYDPTQSGLDETTYQADERAAAASVELVASDPEPERRTA is encoded by the coding sequence ATGCCGAGCAACATCCTCTTCCTCATGACCGACCAGCACCGGGCGGACACGCTCGGGGCGTACGGGAACGCGCTGGCCGCGACCCCGGTGCTCGACGAGCTGGCCCGCACGGGCACGCGCTTCGACCGCTGGTACACGCCCACCGCGATCTGCACGCCGGCTCGCGCGAGCCTGCTGACCGGCCAGGCCCCCTTCCGGCACCGCGTGCTCGCCAACCACGAGCGCAACGTCGGCTACCTGGAGGATCTCGACGAGGGCACCTTCACCTTCGTCGAGGCCCTCCGGGCCGAGGGGTACAACACGGGACTCGTCGGCAAGTGGCACGCCGGCACCGAGAAGCAGGCCGCCGACTTCGGCTTCGACGGCCCCGACCTTCCCGGATGGCACAATCCCGTGGAGAACGAGGACTATCTCGGCTACCTGCGCGAGCGCGACCTCCCGCCGTATGCGATCAGCGACCGCATCCGCGGCACCCTGCCGAACGGTGGGCCGGGCAACCTGCTGGCTGCCCGGCTCCACCAGCCGGTGGAGGCCACGTTCGAGCACTACCTCGCCACGCGCACCATCGAACTGCTCGAGCGCTACGCCGCCGACGGCGAGCGCGACGGCACGCCCTTCTTCCTCGAGCTGAACTTCTTCGGGCCGCACCTGCCGTACATCGTGCCCGACGAGTACTTCGACATGTTCGATCCGGCCGACATCGAGCTGCCGAAGTCGATCTCGGAGACGTTCGAGGGCAAGCCGCCGGTGCAGCGCAACTACAGCGCGCACTGGACCTTCGACACCATGCCGATCGAGGTGACGCGCAAGCTCATCGCGGTGTACTGGGGCTACGTGGCCCTCATCGACATGGAGATCGGCCGGGTCATGGAGGCGCTCGAGCGCCTCGGGCTGGTCGATGACACCGCCGTGTTCTTCACCTGCGACCACGGCGAGTTCACCGGCGCCCACCGGCTGCACGACAAGGGGCCGGCGATGTACGAGGACATCTACCGCACCCCGGGCATCCTCCGGATCCCGGGTGGGCCGGCCGGGCAGGTCAGGACCGAGTTCGTGAGCCTGCTCGACTGCACCGCCACCATCCTCGACCTCGCCGGCCTCGACCCCTCGCCCGCGGTCGACTCGCGCAGCCTCGTGCCGCTCGCGGCGGGGGAGCAGGTCGAGTGGGACGCCGACATCGTGTGCGAGTTCCACGGGCACCACTTCCCGTACCCGCAGCGGATGCTCCGCGAGGACCGCTACAAGCTGGTCGTGAACCCCGACTCGGTCAACGAGCTCTACGACCTCGAGCGCGACCCCGACGAGCTGCAGAACGTGTACGAGCACCCCGAGCTGGCGGGCGTGCGCGGGCGGATGATGCAGCGGCTCTACACCGTGCTGCGCGACCGCGGCGACAAGTTCTACCACTGGATGACCACGATGTACGACGTGGGCGAGGTCGACTACGACCCGACGCAGAGCGGGCTGGACGAGACCACGTACCAGGCGGACGAACGCGCCGCCGCGGCATCCGTCGAGCTCGTGGCATCCGACCCCGAGCCGGAACGGCGCACCGCATGA
- a CDS encoding bifunctional 4-hydroxy-2-oxoglutarate aldolase/2-dehydro-3-deoxy-phosphogluconate aldolase — translation MMLVGRGIVPVVVIDDAAQAPGLVAALAAGGIRCAEITMRTDAGIDAIRAATDSLGDADFVVGAGTVLTGADVDRAVDAGARFIVSPGLDDEVLARSASHDVPIVPGVATATEVQRALRAGLDHLKLFPAGVLGGLPMISALAGPFPQVRFLPSGGVSPANAAEYAASPHVFAVSGSWMAPRDLIAAGDWAEITARSRAAMDLVGA, via the coding sequence ATGATGCTCGTCGGGCGCGGCATCGTGCCGGTCGTCGTGATCGACGACGCCGCACAGGCGCCGGGGCTCGTGGCCGCGCTGGCCGCCGGGGGCATCCGCTGCGCCGAGATCACGATGCGCACGGATGCGGGCATCGACGCGATCCGCGCCGCCACCGACTCGCTCGGCGACGCCGACTTCGTAGTGGGTGCGGGCACCGTGCTCACGGGCGCCGACGTCGACCGCGCCGTCGACGCGGGGGCGCGGTTCATCGTGTCGCCCGGGCTCGACGACGAGGTGCTCGCGCGCAGCGCGTCGCACGACGTGCCGATCGTGCCGGGCGTCGCGACCGCGACCGAGGTGCAGCGGGCGCTCCGCGCGGGCCTGGACCACCTGAAGCTCTTCCCCGCCGGCGTGCTCGGCGGGCTGCCCATGATCTCGGCGCTCGCGGGGCCGTTCCCGCAGGTGCGATTCCTCCCGAGCGGCGGCGTGAGCCCCGCCAACGCGGCCGAATACGCGGCGTCACCGCACGTCTTCGCCGTGAGCGGCAGCTGGATGGCCCCGCGCGACCTGATCGCCGCGGGCGACTGGGCGGAGATCACGGCCCGGTCGCGTGCGGCCATGGACCTGGTGGGGGCGTGA
- a CDS encoding DUF2834 domain-containing protein has protein sequence MARNWTPLALVYLALSVVGLVGTWTFNALAIVQLRDFFGDWFGSGPAVSSLTVDLLVVAVAGSVLIFVEARRLGMRFAWLYVVGSALTAFAFTFPLFLAMRERRLAERRIAEADA, from the coding sequence ATGGCCAGGAACTGGACCCCGCTCGCCCTCGTCTACCTCGCGCTCTCGGTCGTCGGCCTCGTCGGCACGTGGACGTTCAACGCGCTCGCGATCGTGCAGCTGCGCGACTTCTTCGGAGACTGGTTCGGCTCGGGCCCGGCGGTCTCCTCGCTGACGGTCGACCTGCTCGTGGTGGCCGTCGCGGGCAGCGTGCTGATCTTCGTCGAGGCGCGCCGCCTCGGCATGCGGTTCGCCTGGCTCTACGTCGTGGGGTCGGCGCTCACGGCGTTCGCGTTCACGTTCCCGCTGTTCCTCGCGATGCGCGAGCGGCGGCTCGCGGAGCGGCGCATCGCGGAGGCGGACGCGTGA
- a CDS encoding L-fuconate dehydratase, with amino-acid sequence MTTITGVSVHDVRFPTSLSMDGSDAMNKDGDYSAAYVVLETDGELAGYGFTFTIGRGNDLCAEAARQYAAPLVGRDADALLDDLGGVYRELASDSQLRWLGPEKGVVHLGMAAVMNALWDMAARRAGVPLWRLLAEMTPEQLVDVADLRYLSDALTRDEAIALLEEMAPTRADRIAELEARGGYPCYTTSAGWLGYSDEKLRRLLQEAVDEGYGHVKLKVGANVDDDIRRLRIAREVIGWDAKLMIDANQVWDVPEAIEWVGRLAEFKPHWIEEPTSPDDVLGHAAVREAVSPIGVATGEHGMNRVLFKQLFQAGAIDYCQLDSARLASINEILAVYLMAKKFGVPVCPHAGGVGLCELVQHLSIFDFVAVSGSLEDRVTEFVDHLHEHFVDPCVVEHGNYVLPAQPGYSAEMLASSVAEYSYPDGDYWRGARAVA; translated from the coding sequence ATGACCACGATCACCGGTGTCTCCGTGCACGACGTGCGCTTCCCGACCTCGCTCAGCATGGACGGCTCGGACGCCATGAACAAGGACGGCGACTACTCGGCCGCCTACGTCGTGCTCGAGACCGACGGCGAGCTCGCCGGCTACGGTTTCACGTTCACTATCGGCCGCGGCAACGACCTCTGCGCCGAGGCCGCGCGCCAGTACGCCGCCCCCCTCGTGGGCCGCGACGCCGACGCGCTGCTCGACGATCTCGGCGGCGTCTACCGCGAGCTCGCCTCCGACTCGCAGCTGCGCTGGCTCGGGCCCGAGAAGGGCGTCGTGCACCTCGGCATGGCCGCGGTGATGAACGCCCTCTGGGACATGGCCGCGCGCCGCGCGGGCGTGCCGCTCTGGCGCCTGCTCGCCGAGATGACCCCGGAGCAGCTCGTCGACGTCGCCGACCTGCGCTACCTCTCCGACGCGCTCACGCGCGACGAGGCGATCGCCCTGCTCGAGGAGATGGCCCCGACCCGCGCCGACCGCATCGCCGAACTCGAGGCGCGCGGAGGCTACCCCTGCTACACGACCAGCGCCGGCTGGCTCGGCTACAGCGACGAGAAGCTCCGCCGCCTGCTGCAGGAAGCCGTCGACGAGGGCTACGGGCACGTCAAGCTCAAGGTCGGCGCGAACGTCGACGACGACATCCGCCGCCTCCGCATCGCGCGCGAGGTGATCGGCTGGGACGCCAAGCTCATGATCGACGCGAACCAGGTGTGGGACGTGCCGGAGGCCATCGAGTGGGTCGGCCGCCTCGCCGAGTTCAAGCCGCACTGGATCGAGGAGCCGACGAGCCCCGACGACGTGCTCGGCCACGCCGCGGTGCGCGAGGCCGTCTCGCCGATCGGCGTCGCGACCGGGGAGCACGGCATGAACCGCGTGCTCTTCAAGCAGCTGTTCCAGGCCGGCGCGATCGACTACTGCCAGCTCGACTCGGCGCGGCTCGCGAGCATCAACGAGATCCTCGCGGTCTACCTCATGGCGAAGAAGTTCGGCGTGCCGGTCTGCCCGCACGCCGGCGGCGTCGGGCTCTGCGAGCTCGTGCAGCACCTCTCGATCTTCGACTTCGTCGCGGTCTCCGGATCACTCGAGGACCGCGTCACCGAGTTCGTCGACCACCTGCACGAGCACTTCGTCGACCCGTGCGTCGTCGAGCACGGCAACTACGTGCTGCCGGCGCAGCCCGGGTACAGCGCCGAGATGCTCGCGTCGTCGGTCGCCGAGTACTCCTACCCCGACGGCGACTACTGGAGGGGTGCGCGGGCCGTTGCCTGA